TATATAGACtggatagagaagacaatagagaGCGTGGAAAACAAAGAGAAGAATGAAGAGCAGCCGGAACCACTGAAGATCTGTAAGAAATAGACGAGTGTGGCCCGCTGTGGGATCCATGAGATGTCAGTATATATGGGGGACGGTGCGGAAATCTTTTATGATTTTCACAATATATTTCATATACACCCAACCCAAAGGGTATGTCTATCTtttctatcctaaaataataaaacactaagCAATCTAATAGAAGTTAATATAAATCTCTGATCGTtttatgtatacagctcctatgtggtctttttttttaattaatggttGTTTCAGACAATGGTGATATTGCTCCTTGTGATAGACATTGTGATTTTCAACATATTTGTTAATCACTGTTTTAACCAGAACTGATTCTTACTCTAGaaaaaaaacagctctaaagtcttggccactaggtgtttcACTTCTTTGCACTCCaggctgtccactgcctgttgtcaaggGAAATTTGTCTCTAGTAATCAGGACATATTACAGGAAGTGGGGATGGGGATTACCATGTGCACAGGAGATATATgtgctgtgtacctgcaagctgtgAGAAAGTCTGCCTGCTGAAGGTGATCAGTGCTGTTCCTCAAAGGAAAATCAAGGCTTTTCTTTTATCTTTCACCACCTATAATTCTCTGTGCAGCGGTGCCTTGTGTAAATACCAGTGActattgtatatatacactgatgcAGTGCAATATCCCCCTTCATTCAACACCCACAGTAGCACTTGGTATTTCACCCTTTCGTTCCTtgctttgctgctgctgtttctttcctttcttttcctTAGACCAACCTTAGTGAGGTGAAAGAGGTAGGGGAATATCTTATCCACACAGAGGAGCTATCAGAGGAGTTTACAGGAGGTTTTGTCCAGTCAAGCCGAGCCAGCAGTTATCAAGTGCACTATTCAAGCCAAGACTCAAGTCACTGCAAGTTCCTAGGATACCTAAGCGGTCACCCCAACGGTTAGCTTACCCAGATTTGGGGCCTGTGTTCTTGATTGTGTGTCACTCGGTGCCCACAGGATAGCAACATTCATCCCCATGGAAGCAGATATTTTTCTATTGTCACTCATAAGGTGAATAGTTGAGATCCTTTGGGTCTggatagttacatatagttagtatggttgaaaaaggacacatgtccatcaagtttaacaaAGGAGGTGATGGATGGAGGAAAAGGGGAGGGATGataataggttctatacatatgcattaatgttattttggtctaaaaacttgtctaagcctgttttgaagcctccactgtttttgctgtgaccagatgctgggaacatcttttccccatatttcttgtaggggccatttatatatttatataaattactcatatctccccttatatgtctcttctcaagactaaacaaatttaactcccttaatctttcctcataactaagatgctcttttccccttattagtttagttgtccACCTTTGTACCTTTGGATAAACCCCCCTCCCTCGAGTAACTGCACTACACTAAAGGAATTACAAGTCCTTCCTATATATCTACCAGCAACGAGCTGTAAAGTCATCTACAACCTATTCAAGTATATACCAAAAGTCAACCCCCGTCCAAGGGATCTCAGTCAGCACAAGTGTTCTATTGTGTACCGTTTACCCTTGTAGTCCAAGAAactgcataaggctgggttcacactacgtctttgcaatccattttttccatctatttttttttgcaaaaaaaaacccagatgaaGAAAGgattgaaaaatggatgcatgtatgtgcattttttttgatccattgaattccattattaaaataaacagatcagttttttttaacggacacaaaaaatgaggttgactacgtttttgtgtacgttaaaaaaacggatccgttttgatctttttttttttttaataatggaattcaacggaaaaagggatcaaaatggatgcacacacatgcatccattttttccatccttttttcatccatgaaaaaaaacaattgcaaaaacgtagtgtgaacccagtctaacctGTATTGCACTACAAAGTTTTCCCAGTAAAGACTTTGCCTGTTTCAAGTTACTTGGACTTATCGCTCATTAGCCTGCAATACAACACCCTACACACAACCCAGTGCATCCAGGGGTGGGCACCTACCACCCtcggccactgtgacaagtgccataGTGGTACTTCAACAACTGGCCCTCCTGGGGCGCTGTAATATGGCATATATAAACTAGTGCCTTGTAACTGTGGTTGCCAAAGTGTTTAGGGCTGACCCTAAAGTAAGTACAACTGGGAGCGGAGGAGGGACTTACTTAGACCCCACCCCCGAGACAAACCCCTGCGGATCCAAGCTGGTCCCCTGCACTGGTTGCTATTTAGCCCTGTATATGGGCACCACCACAATGTACCGATATAACCAGGGGAGCCTGGGAatctccttaaagtgactctctcCGCTCTTAACACCACGTCATTGAACATTTTCAAGGTCAGAGATCTTTTATTTCTTATACAAAGTTGCAAACCTGACAAAGACATAGAAGTCAGTGATCACATTGAATAAGATTTATTTATAGACGGAGAATGTAGAGCAAACATGGCCGAACCGTAGTGATCCCATGCTGACTCGTAAGAGGGCTGACACACTGTTCTGACTACATGTAAAGATCATATTCTATCCTCAGCAATACAGCCTACCCCACCAAAAATAGGGGCCACCATTCTCATGATCGGTGGGGGACTCCTGATCCGACACCTATCCTGTGTCTATGGCTAGAGGGACCCAAAAGAATTGGTTGCTAAGAATGCGCTGTCGCATGAGCCTatattaagggggtactccaccaactggtgacagaaagatatatgggtttgtaatttacttctatttaaaaatctccagcctttcagtacttatcagctgctgtatgtcctgcagtggtgtattctttccagtctgacacactgctctctgctgccacctctgcccatgtcaggaactgtccagagcaggatttgctgctgctctggacagttcctgacatggacagagatggcagcagagagcactgtgtaagactggaaagtatacaccacttcctgcaggacacacagcagctgataagtactggactttttaaatagaagtaaattataaatttatatacTTACAAACTCACTGacgccagttcatttgaaagaagaatcatcactggagtacccctttaagcagcgaATATTTACCCTCATCTACCTGTGTATCATTGCAGAGGTAAATTAGATATCTACATAAACTTTCTGATTAAttagaaagaaaactttttttccgccagagttcccctttaaatactataGAATTTAAAGCTTTGAGGAGTCCACCTCCTATCCTCTGCTCATGTGGCCTCTTATCCAATCAATATAATTACCAACTTTGGTGTAAAACCCATAACCGCGCCCGCAGTCTACCCCCCATGACACAAGGCCCATGGCGAACCATGTTTTGCTGCTTATTTGTCTGACAGCGTACGCCCCCCCACTGTCGCCTCGGCACGCGTCCTGTGGCAGCGCGAAATCCCCAGCACAGAACATGTTTTCCGTGAACTTCTGATTTTTTATTTGCATATTACTTTCCTTTTCGGTTCTTAAGTAGAGCTGACAGTCATCCCTGATGCCCATGGGCAATTCCACGTAGCGAAGAATATTCGTATTTATGTTATTTTCTCTTACTCCGAAGCCGCTAACGTAGCCCATCATCCCGGGGACATACAGCGAGGCCTCGCTGCTCTCCGGTAGACAAATAGGAGACACATGGCTGTTCATAGTCACCGGCTTCTCCAGCTGAATCAGAGCGATGTCATGGTCGTGGTTGTCCGTGGAGTACTCTGGGTGGATGTGGTAGGCCTTCACTTTGGCCAGACCAGTTTTTACAAGGTTATCGACCATAACGTCCCCGAGAAACACGTGTAAGTTATTAACATTCAGGTTACTGGTGCTTCCCGCCGGTTTTAGGACATGAGCTGCAGTGAGAATCCACTTCTCGTCTATCAGTACACCGCCGGCTCGCCCCATGCCCGGTACTAGTAAAGCCTGCCAAGGAAAGTTCCCATTCTCAGCTTCTTTGCTGTAGAGGGCACGACTTACCCCGGTTACAGGGTTCTGAGGTTTTCCACACACTGAGGGCACAAGAGAAAAGAAATGGGTAAAAAGTACAAAAAGGTATACAGTACAATAGACAAAACACTACTcaataaacataataataattgtaggggagagatttatcaaacatggtgtaaagtgaaactggctcagttgcccctagcaaccaatcagattccaccttacattttccaaagagtctgtgaggaatgaaaggtggaatctgattggttgctaggggcaactgagccagtttcactttacaccatggttgataaatctcccccatagtgtctaatGGGTTAATATTTTTATGTCCAGTGTCCTGGTAGTCTAGAaggcttttattattattagttttaaCATTTCCAAAAATCTTtaaaattcaattaaaaaaaacatacctgGCAAACATATAGGGATCTGTTGTTCTCCGTTGTCATCCTTCCACACGCGGTCTTCTGTGCAGGTGAAACTAGCTGAAAATCacatatacaggagatgtgtaatGTATACTggctgtacacatataattatatacaggagatccccaggttataccagctgtacatatataattatatacaggagatactcaGATTattccagctgtacatatataattatatacaggagatccccaggttatattagctgtacatatataattatatacagtatatacccaggttataccagttgtacatataaaattatataagaAGATCCCCAGGTTATTCCAGCTGcacatataaaattatatacagaagatacccaggttattccagctgtacatatataattatatacaggagatccccaggttgtaccagctgtacatatatcattatgtacagtatatacccaggttataccagctgtacatatataattatatacaggagatacccaggttataccagctgtacatatataattatatacaggagatacccaggttataccagatgtacatatataattatatacaggagatacccaggttataccagctgtacatatataattatacacgggagatacccaggttataccagctgtacatatataattatatatgggagatatccaggttataccagctgcacatatataattatatacaggagatacccaggttataccatctgtacatatataattatatacaggagataccaggttatagcagctgtacatatataattatatacaggagatacccaggttataccagctgtacatatatattatatacaggagatacccaggttataccagctgtacatatataattatatacaggggatacccaggttataacaGCATGCTCCATATCTCTATATAACttataccccccatatatacagtgtatagtaaaGAGAGGCAGGGGTATACATACCACTCCCTGCTGTAGTGGCCATTTTGTAGTATGGTGCATTACAGGAGTAGGTTATCCTGGACAGGTACGTCACTCTGTTTGGTTCAGTCAGGAACACATGGCCGCCATTGCGCAAAATCTCCGGTTCCTTACAGCTCACGACTGCACAGACAACCAACAATGAGTGAGTGAAAGGATAAGATGACCAGGTAGATAGCATCTATAGAGCTTTACTATGAGTGTGTCAGGCCTTACTTTCACAGCGGGGTACGGACCGGTGCCAGGTGCCATCTCTCTGGCAGACAGCAGTGAAGACGCTCAGTTCTTGGCCGTTCTGCAGGAGAAAGCACATTGCTGATAAAGAATAAAAACTTTGTgtcaagttttaaaaaaaagaaataaataaatccagTTTACCGATTTTATTttgaataaagaaaaaacaacaaaccaaCTATTATAATATACCATTGACAATCCCCCGTGAAGAAAGCCATAAaagatgaataaattaaaaaaaaatactcaatgACAAAATTGTCACTTCACATTCTAAATAAGAAGATGAAATAGAAATGTTGAAAATGgtaatcacaaaaaaaataaataaatgaatctcAACCCCGCAAAAAACGAGCCAACCTACAGGTCCATAGATGAAAAAATCAGCTGTAATCATGTAATTATACATCGGTTTTACcacatggcaaaaaaataaaaaggccgCCATAAAATGCACAGTTGTCATATTATTCCAATTTCACCCcacacatttttttctgtttcacattatattatatggtaaaatgaaggatgtcaataaaaagtacaacCTGTCCCGCAAAAAAACGAACCTTCTGTGGAATGGAGATATAGAAATGTTACAGATCTTAGAAAgcaaggaggggaaaaaaagggagGCACGATAAGAGGAGGTCCACGTCTGTCAAACTCCTCTGTTGCCACTGTTGCTATAGACTACAgcatctattcagtcttcttctcccagttctgagctgctgctttctagtgaagacataaaaactgtgtgtgagcttttctctctgcctccccctcctcccttccgagacagctgatgtaaacaagtccctatctgcaactttgtagcttcattgtaagggccctattccatagtAATGATAATCAGCCTGATTGGCCCCATTTGGCCAATTATctttcggtgaaatagagagaacgatcagccgatgatcgtgtcatcggctgatcgttcatttagggccagacctaaaatcatcgttcccccaccgcgcatcgctacggttgaatagcggtgcgcggcgggcgaccaacgatttgacaggcagcagcatcatacattacctgtccaggcttcttctccgctctgtcttcctccccgggtcccgcgcgctctatcttcagaatggccggtcagctgatgaagagcttagccaatcacaggacccccgcggcctgtgattggctgagtgtggcctgtcagctgacctgcCATTCTGatgatagagcgcgcgggacttggggacgaagacagcgcggagaagacctgcaggtaatgtatgctgcaagggctgcaaggacatcggtaacaatgtccttgcagccctcgctcaacgatcatcgggccgtggaataggcccagtaaacgagaggcgatctagcagatcgccactcgtttacatcgctgatcgggccctcctcggcccgtggaataggaccctaatactGGGAAGgtaaatctgaggtcaagttgctgatgaattcaATGTCATTATCCCTCCCagaattacaaagttgcagatagggacttctttacatcagctgtctcagaagggaggggggagttgagagcagagacggaCTCAGATACAGAtttctatgtctttagcagaaagcagcagctcaaaattgatggaaggagacagaaaaggtaataacatgtacggaatgaattgttagtctccaggagggaagggggagggggaggtgattTTCCTAatcaggcaacccctttaaggccatgtagGTACTGGAGCTGGGCTCATACCTCCATCAACCTGTATCCCGTGCTGCAGGACAGTACAAAGTATTCTCCCATTGTGTAGACTTCCTGCATTGGTGAAACGATGGAGAATTGGTCGAGGGTGATGGGCTTCGGACACTGGACGGCTGGAAGGGAAACAAACCAAGTGGGTCACCTGGGAAGAAACATCTGATAGATGGCGCTATAACATAAGATTACATAAGCTGCTCCATAAGACTCCTTACGTTGCGATGTATAGAATATCTTCCACCCTCTGCTGTCCCCAGAGTCATCGGTTTGAAATACAATGTCCACCTCGTTGCTCCTCGTCTTGATGACTTCTGGGGTGCGTCGCCCACACAGACTGCTCACTAAGTTATCGGCTTCAAATATCTGACAACATAGAGGTTGAAGGTCAGGAAACATGGGGCATTATAGTGGAAcagtccctctctctcccctccctgcactcatctctatgattatACAGATAACTGTGCGGCCATAGagtcacagctgcacagtcctccctgtcccctccctgcactcatctctatgattatagagagaactgtgtgtccATAGAGTTAGTGGCACAGTCTTCTCTATCCTCGCCCTGGTCTCATCTCCCTCATGACAGAACATTTTGGTTTACTGTTACAGCAAtacagtcctctctatctcctccctgCAACCATACTAAGATCTTAGAGAAAATTATGTGGCTAAATAGTTACAGCTACACAGTCCGTTCTATCACCTCCCTGCACCTATCTGACAATGAGAATGTGCAGCCACAAAATTACATCCACACATTCCTCTCTATCCTCTCTCTGCACTCATCTCTGTGGTCATAGAAAGAACTGTGAGGTCAtagagttacagctgcacagtcctctctgtcccctttctgcactcatctctatgaagATAGAAAGGGCTGTTTATCTccacagttacagctgcacagtcctctctatcccttcccagcactcatctctatgatcatagagagatcAATGTGGTCATATAGTTAAAGCCCCtctctgcactcatctctatgatgacAGAAAGGACTGTATATCCTCACAGtaatagctgcacagtcctctctttcccctctctgcactcatctctatgatgagAAAAAGGACTGTATATCCTCACAGtaatagctgcacagtcctctctatcccctctctgcactcatctctatgatgacAGAAGGGACTGTATATCCtcacagttacagctgcacagtcctctctatcccctctctGCACTCTGCACTGTTTAGAACAGTGTGTCACCATACAGTTCATCACCTTCAGGGTATCGTAGGGACACGTAACCTGCGGATGATCATCAATGTCAAAGATCTCCATGAAGCGGAGGGAGATGTGCATGCCTCTCTCCAACCGTATCCTATAGGTGCAGTTGAGGTCAGGTGGGTACGGCtgggggtactccgggctggagaTGAATCCAGATTCCTCCATAAACAACAGGTTACTGCATTGTACTGAAAAGATGAAGAACAGTGACTTTCTCTGGAAGATGGTTCTGGTTCTTTCCGGTGGGGAGCCATAAGGTGCAGGCCGCTGTTCTAGAACCTACCTTTACAGGAGCGCTTATCGCTCTGCAGAGCATATCCCGGGAGGCAGGAGCAGGTGTAGCCTCCTATATAGTTGTGGCATATATGCTGGCATGGCTGGGTCCAGGTGAGGCTGTTGTCATTGGGGGATTCACACTCATCATCATCTGGATATATATGAGAAGAACATGTAAGACCAACCATAGACAGGGCAAAGTGGTGTCCATGAGAGTCGACGGTGCCAAACCACTGAGTACCAGCCCCATACAGCCAGCATTATGGCATCTGTTCTACACATTTCTGAGCTCACTTCTTTTAGTAACCCTTGCTTGTTCGGTGGTTTTATTCTAGTAATTTGTGCAAAAGCGgtaaatttaatagcaaaaagcAGAATTATAAATGTAGCTCTGGGCTATAATATAGAATGCAACTCTGGGTAACTATTTATGGGGGTGAAGTCTGTGTAAAACGAGGTTTGAGGGCCGAACATAgcactgtatctgtgtgtgttatAGCTTTACTGGTGACTGGCTGAAAAACATTAGCAAAGAAGGGGGAGAATCAAAACTGTTTTGTCTGGGGTCAGTATTTCTAAGGGGGGGTCTGgaagtaattatatatatatatatatatatatatatatatatatatatatatatatatatatatatatatatattgtagggatcttcccgggggatggtgtgtttggacacagttcacagcagacttggacttgtaaaacaacagcttggcgtttattttcagcataaacagtccataacagaaatatagcaacactgtgctttaagaacaaaacaaaaggtcttgcccgtctgggcgctaactaacaaaagcaggttacctctctgacacttcagtcggcagtattgcagggtgtgaacaggccccagcagcgatagaactccttgctcccaggaaacacagcatgcaggctgttcaccctggctgagagcccccacctgcatctctgtggagctcttaccttctcaggctgattgctcacctgatggcaaaacccaaactggatcggggggagggaatggcaagtcccactaccaaaacctacctgccattccatgtaaatccaggcccggtaaaaataaataataactcagcagcataacactgctgagcaacagatccctcctggacttaccatctcacactatgcatcagcctaggtgagatgtacaccccctcgaacacatctcctgtgacatgtctacatatcccccccctctttttcagaccggagggctgagcgttttgtccccacagacagtgtacccttgatagggcgtcagcattcgcctgtaatttccctggccggtgttccacagtgaaattgaagttttgtagggacagaaaccacctagtcacccttgcattcttctccttgtttattttcatccatgttaggggggcatggtctgtcactaacttaaatctcctgcctagtaagtaatacctcagggattctagggcccacttcactgccagacattctcgctcaactatggcatagtttttctcggccggggatagcttcctactcaagtacatcaccgggtgctcctcgccattcacaacctgtgagaggacggcacctaaccctgtattagaggcgtctgtctgtactagaaactctcgcctaaagtcaggggtaactagcacaggctgttggcacagggcagacttaaggctttgaaaagccttctcggcctctggagtccatgtcaccattgcggactttgcaccctttgtcaggtcagttagtggggctgcaactgaagcaaaatttggcacaaaccttcggtaatagcccgtaatacccaggaaagctctgacctgtttctttgtgaggggttgaggccaattctgtattgcctcaattttatttagttgtggtttcactaacccccttccaataatgtagcccaagtatttggcctcctctaaggctagtgcacacttctctgcattgatggttaaccccgcatcacttatggcatctaacaccgcctggaccttacagaggtgactttcccaatcagggctaaaaatgaccacatcatcaaggtaggcagcggagtaatcccgatgtggtcgcaggatcaagtccatcaacctctgaaaagtggcataggctccatgtaacccgaatggcatcactacgtattggaagagcccatcaggggtggagaatgcagtcttctctctagcctcaggagtgagtgggatctgccagtagcccttagtgagatcgagggtagttatgtacctggcattacccatcctttctatcaactcatctaccctgggcatggggtaggcatcgaacttggagatctcatttaactttctaaagtcattacagaacctccaagttccattgggctttgggattaacacaatcgggctggaccactcgctctgggacacctcaatgactcctaggtcaagcatacgttttacctcggatgataccgcctccctccgtgcttctggtatcctatagggcttaaggtttactctgcttctaggctcagtttccacatgatgactaatgagatgcgtacgccctggtaggtcagaaaacttgtctttatttctctgcaggaactccttagcttcctgcttctgggacactgatagggtgtcaccaatcctgaccggagggattggtggtgacagatgaccaacaggctttgtcgccaccaaggattccctgtctttccagggcttaatcaagtttatgtgataaacttggaaaggcttccttctacctggttggtgtaccttgtagttgacctcactgatcttctctacaatttcatagggaccctgccactttgctaagaatttgctttctaccgtgggaacaagtatgagtacccggtcacctgggctaaatgtcctgattcttgcagaacgattgtaaattctgctttggccctcttgcgccctctggaggtgttcccttactaggggcattacagtggctatacggtcctgcatttgtgctacatgctctataacactcttgtatggggtggactcactttcccatgtctctttcgctatatccaacaaacccctagggtgacgaccatagactaattcgaagggagagaaccctgtggacgcttggggtacttccctaatagaaaacatcaggtaaggtagtaagtgatcccaatcacgaccatccttttccaccactttttttaacatatgtttcagggttttattaaacctctccactaacccgtctgtctgtgggtgatatacagaggtacgtaggtgtgagattttaaacagtttgcatagctctttcatcacctttgacacaaatggggtaccttggtcagtcaagatttccttggggatccccaccctggaaaacatataaaacaattcccgtgcaattgttttagaggcagtgtttcttaggggtacagcctcaggatagcgggtcgcgtagtctaagacaactagaatgtactggtgacccctagctgactttacaatgggacccaccaagtccattgcgatccggtcaaaaggtacctctatgatggggagtgggaccaaaggactgcggaaatgcgacactggagcgctaagctgacatgtggggcacgactcacagtatttttttatgtcagcataaatcgcaggccaataaaacctctggaggactctctcctgcgttttatctgtccccaagtggcccccaaggacatgattatgggccatgtcgagtacctgacgccggtacgacttaggcaccaggagctgttccacaacctcatcattaattttagtgactctatagtagagatcattagccatagaaaaatgtggaaactttctctcagcttctggttcctgaggtaccccattcataacagtgacctgctctctcgcatttttgagagtggggtcctgtaattgtgcagtaccaaaattatccctagacacctctaagtctggaacattctgcgcagtgggaggagcctcttcctctccagccaggacctgcaaaggaaaagcatcattttcatcctgtacatttttatcatttaccgtgggtaatgcaatagacttaggggtctcctcactcctttcaggggattgttgttttccccatagagcccagaacaatggaaaatcacgccccaatatcacattatgcataagatttttaacaacacccacttcatattgtacagcgcctagttcagtcccgacattagaccgtactatagggtaaacctttgtatcaccatgtatgcataccacactcatatgtcttgctggcacaaagtccccagtcaccagactggcatgcaccagggtgacaaggcttcctgagtccagcaacgcct
The nucleotide sequence above comes from Dendropsophus ebraccatus isolate aDenEbr1 chromosome 8, aDenEbr1.pat, whole genome shotgun sequence. Encoded proteins:
- the C1R gene encoding complement C1r subcomponent isoform X2 produces the protein MLLCLLLFFGIPACSTSSPPQYGLISSPDYPRTYPNLQHRTWNISVHTGFHIALNFLVFDLEPSDGCNYDYVKVFDDNRELGRFCGPKKSRSHPGHRLFVSHGNQMKIEFQSDFSNEENGSAVFYKGFQAFYRAVDDDECESPNDNSLTWTQPCQHICHNYIGGYTCSCLPGYALQSDKRSCKVQCSNLLFMEESGFISSPEYPQPYPPDLNCTYRIRLERGMHISLRFMEIFDIDDHPQVTCPYDTLKIFEADNLVSSLCGRRTPEVIKTRSNEVDIVFQTDDSGDSRGWKIFYTSQPVQCPKPITLDQFSIVSPMQEVYTMGEYFVLSCSTGYRLMENGQELSVFTAVCQRDGTWHRSVPRCEIVSCKEPEILRNGGHVFLTEPNRVTYLSRITYSCNAPYYKMATTAGSASFTCTEDRVWKDDNGEQQIPICLPVCGKPQNPVTGVSRALYSKEAENGNFPWQALLVPGMGRAGGVLIDEKWILTAAHVLKPAGSTSNLNVNNLHVFLGDVMVDNLVKTGLAKVKAYHIHPEYSTDNHDHDIALIQLEKPVTMNSHVSPICLPESSEASLYVPGMMGYVSGFGVRENNINTNILRYVELPMGIRDDCQLYLRTEKESNMQIKNQKFTENMFCAGDFALPQDACRGDSGGAYAVRQISSKTWFAMGLVSWGVDCGRGYGFYTKVGNYIDWIRGHMSRG
- the C1R gene encoding complement C1r subcomponent isoform X1; translation: MVLLCLLLFFGIPACSTSSPPQYGLISSPDYPRTYPNLQHRTWNISVHTGFHIALNFLVFDLEPSDGCNYDYVKVFDDNRELGRFCGPKKSRSHPGHRLFVSHGNQMKIEFQSDFSNEENGSAVFYKGFQAFYRAVDDDECESPNDNSLTWTQPCQHICHNYIGGYTCSCLPGYALQSDKRSCKVQCSNLLFMEESGFISSPEYPQPYPPDLNCTYRIRLERGMHISLRFMEIFDIDDHPQVTCPYDTLKIFEADNLVSSLCGRRTPEVIKTRSNEVDIVFQTDDSGDSRGWKIFYTSQPVQCPKPITLDQFSIVSPMQEVYTMGEYFVLSCSTGYRLMENGQELSVFTAVCQRDGTWHRSVPRCEIVSCKEPEILRNGGHVFLTEPNRVTYLSRITYSCNAPYYKMATTAGSASFTCTEDRVWKDDNGEQQIPICLPVCGKPQNPVTGVSRALYSKEAENGNFPWQALLVPGMGRAGGVLIDEKWILTAAHVLKPAGSTSNLNVNNLHVFLGDVMVDNLVKTGLAKVKAYHIHPEYSTDNHDHDIALIQLEKPVTMNSHVSPICLPESSEASLYVPGMMGYVSGFGVRENNINTNILRYVELPMGIRDDCQLYLRTEKESNMQIKNQKFTENMFCAGDFALPQDACRGDSGGAYAVRQISSKTWFAMGLVSWGVDCGRGYGFYTKVGNYIDWIRGHMSRG